From the Fusarium musae strain F31 chromosome 11, whole genome shotgun sequence genome, one window contains:
- a CDS encoding hypothetical protein (EggNog:ENOG41) translates to MDIDDESFKIDVWAPMDIDSEPAQKDLPKIGDPMDLNEDNAFSNAKPIDNQNTVAWTPVKTTFEHNAFRKPFRDNKKLKRVKTRRDGVNKLSRRKPKKQLEMSTGAEVKQYVLAQYKKRQLSELSKKEVKRIAKRKLARITSLYHRLIGREPLDSFADNCEKTIPNWILLLRQTSLPNFINSSHHSIITAFKAVDNVICGTQGTYLLRRLAYVQLMRLFTSLEALIKSERESGKAVRKQGCGDASIAIDIYMSAQQSHQHPDDLRRELKERKRAGKIWRDLSGPSPLFTMVYSQASESIIAASGFSAAGGFSAAGGFSAAGGFSAAGGFSAAGGFSATGGFSATGGFSAAGGFSATGGFSAAGGFSATGGFSAAGGFSATGGFSAAS, encoded by the exons ATGGATATCGACGACGAGTCTTTCAAGATAGATGTCTGGGCCCCCATGGACATCGACAGCGAACCTGCCCAGAAGGACCTACCAAAGATCGGGGATCCCATGGACCTCAACGAGGACAATGCCTTCTCGAACGCCAAGCCGATCGACAATCAGAACACGGTAGCATGGACGCCGGTGAAGACGACGTTTGAACATAATGCCTTTCGCAAGCCCTTCAGGGATAACAAGAAGCTAAAGCGTGTCAAGACCAGGAGGGATGGTGTTAATAAATTGTCACGTCGCAAACCCAAAAAACAGCTAGAGATGTCGACAGGCGCAGAAGTGAAGCAATATGTTCTAGCGCAATACAAGAAGAGGCAGCTATCTGAATTgtccaagaaggaggtcaaAAGAATCGCTAAGAGGAAGTTAGCACGTATAACCTCCTTATATCACAGACTTATTGGACGTGAGCCGTTGGATTCCTTTGCGGATAATTGTGAGAAGACCATACCGAACTGGATTTTACTCCTGCGCCAGACTTCATTACCGAATTTCATCAACAGCTCGCACCATAgcataattactgccttcaAAGCTGTTGATAATGTCATCTGTGGAACACAAGGAACGTATCTGCTACGACGGCTGGCTTACGTCCAGTTGATGCGACTGTTTACTTCGCTTGAAGCTCTTATCAAATCTGAAAGAGAGTCTGGAAAAGCCGTCCGTAAGCAGGGTTGTGGTGACGCAAGCATTGCCATCGACATTTATATGAGCGCTCAACAAAGTCATCAGCACCCCGATGATCTGAGGCGTGAGCTGAAAGAACGTAAGCGAGCTGGTAAAATTTGGAGAGATCTCTCGGGGCCATCCCCGCTTTTTACTATGGTTTACTCGCAGGCATCTGAGTCAATCAT TGCTGCTAGTGGTTTTAGTGCTGCCGGTGGTTTTAGTGCTGCCGGTGGTTTTAGTGCTGCCGGTGGTTTTAGTGCTGCTGGTGGTTTTAGTGCTGCCGGTGGTTTTAGTGCTACTGGTGGTTTTAGTGCTACTGGTGGTTTTAGTGCTGCCGGTGGTTTTAGTGCTACTGGTGGTTTTAGTGCTGCCGGTGGTTTTAGTGCTACTGGTGGTTTTAGTGCTGCCGGTGGTTTTAGTGCTACTGGTGGTTTTAGTGCTGCTAGTTGA
- a CDS encoding hypothetical protein (EggNog:ENOG41) yields the protein MSEKKWPDARVKYELHEHLARRNIHFDSKTSRDEMISLLERHDVSYEEVMAEGRMQSESKLPFPPKAQRDPSPNDEWRTKRPKVAAEKLPKAELEFLRHAKTPDLLPNLWKLPEADRESILISSGLHFKSSYPERDVLQFWFYADHAIEQHGISEEGDEMITSFLNNPLMWEDITWSEDEDDRNLINARMKKAFGRLNALRAQYPDEKSDRDNDGSKGDDGSKGDDGSKGDDGSKGDDGPKGGGIEYDSKERRDWRAQFHGRGSPEANRMELKDPENDKDVIADILGRHPVRKTWLAIALPSLNEEYPKLSRGYYINAGAVYPEAFSRYVKEGANITLSTATHKSQMENCPYEKFELNLVLCMPWGDKWHYQGYGIPHYVDDRDFVLWSKGLLIQCWKSAAMEVLHDHMIKAGQTIPMTSDVINRIKPKSWRK from the coding sequence ATGTCTGAGAAGAAATGGCCAGATGCGCGAGTCAAATATGAACTCCACGAACATTTGGCTCGTAGAAACATTCACTTCGATTCGAAAACTTctcgagatgagatgatttcTCTCTTGGAAAGGCACGATGTTTCGTATGAAGAAGTCATGGCTGAGGGCAGAATGCAAAGCGAGTCCAAACTGCCATTTCCGCCAAAGGCTCAACGTGACCCGAGCCCAAATGACGAGTGGCGCACAAAGCGACCGAAAGTAGCGGCCGAAAAGCTACCTAAAGCTGAGCTAGAGTTCCTGCGACATGCCAAGACTCCGGACCTCCTCCCCAACTTATGGAAATTACCTGAAGCTGATAGGGAAAGCATTCTCATCAGCTCTGGTTTGCATTTCAAGAGTTCTTATCCAGAGAGGGATGTTCTTCAGTTTTGGTTCTATGCGGACCATGCTATTGAGCAACATGGAATAAGTGAAGAGGGGGATGAAATGATTACCTCATTTCTTAATAATCCCCTCATGTGGGAGGATATCACTTGgagcgaagatgaagatgatcgCAATCTCATAAACGCTCGCATGAAGAAGGCCTTCGGCCGCCTGAATGCCCTCAGAGCGCAGTATCCTGACGAGAAGTCTGACAGGGATAATGACGGCTCCAAGGGTGATGACGGCTCCAAGGGTGATGACGGCTCCAAGGGTGATGACGGCTCCAAGGGTGATGACGGCCCTAAGGGCGGTGGCATCGAATATGATTCGAAGGAACGTCGCGATTGGAGAGCGCAGTTTCACGGTAGAGGATCACCCGAAGCTAACCGGATGGAACTCAAAGACCCTGAAAATGACAAAGATGTTATTGCAGATATTTTAGGACGCCACCCAGTCCGGAAGACTTGGTTGGCCATTGCATTGCCAAGCTTGAATGAAGAGTACCCAAAGTTATCCCGAGGCTACTATATCAACGCTGGCGCTGTTTATCCCGAAGCCTTCTCAAGATATGTCAAGGAAGGTGCCAACATCACCCTATCTACAGCAACACACAAAAGCCAGATGGAGAACTGTCCCTATGAGAAATTCGAGCTCAATCTGGTGTTGTGCATGCCTTGGGGCGACAAATGGCATTACCAAGGCTATGGCATTCCACACTATGTGGATGACCGAGATTTCGTGTTATGGTCTAAAGGCCTCCTTATCCAATGCTGGAAGTCAGCAGCAATGGAGGTGCTGCACGACCACATGATCAAGGCTGGACAAACCATTCCCATGACAAGCGACGTCATAAATCGCATCAAGCCTAAATCTTGGAGGAAGTGA